A genomic window from Silene latifolia isolate original U9 population chromosome 11, ASM4854445v1, whole genome shotgun sequence includes:
- the LOC141610788 gene encoding protein JASON-like: protein MPLTYCDVFASLWRSFLAMGCFFDCFRVRNDPNRPRPRSVPDSSPPPPLNATEHVAEKIHLSSLFTAEEKKECVVTDQENLVPPVARSGVDESLLEEVRLLKACGTLPQTPVEIRKAVKFSDQVEKSEMKRRPNALESAPDTPAAIPAEELEIFESANSKSPETPEENSEISHVQVPSSVMKASPYATPRKITDDMQTPGTVYATSMKSLTQGNGRIRSQYVYTTLNPIDGLSQLEDLKETSETTSPETTSPVVGSSQKLVNNESLGDATLSSWLKPNQEENIRKPNGRNIPGERPIIGLVAAHWNEQEKTPHVPPKWFDGNGIPNSTTKYKEDQKVRWHATPFEERLEKALSEETCVPQRKSISGAAPIIFEELEGQEDTASSQLKTAPKPVESF from the exons ATGCCATTAACTTACTGTGACGTTTTCGCTTCTCTTTGGCGTTCTTTTCTTGCCATGGGTTGTTTTTTCGACTGTTTCCGTGTTCGTAACGATCCTAATCGTCCTCGTCCTCGCTCCGTCCCTGattcttctcctcctcctcctctgaacGCTACT GAACATGTGGCGGAAAAGATTCATCTTTCGTCTTTGTTCACAGCTGAAG AGAAAAAAGAATGTGTTGTGACAGACCAAGAGAACCTTGTACCGCCAGTCGCTAGGTCGGGTGTGGATGAAAGCCTCCTGGAAGAA GTTCGACTTCTAAAAGCATGCGGCACTCTACCTCAGACTCCCGTAGAAATCCGAAAAGCAGTCAAATTCTCTGATCAAGTGGAGAAATCAGAAATGAAAAGGCGTCCGAATGCTCTGGAGTCTGCACCAGACACTCCTGCAGCAATTCCGGCAGAAGAGCTTGAAATTTTTGAGAGTGCAAATTCAAAATCACCAGAGACTCCTGAAGAGAATTCAGAGATATCACATGTTCAAGTACCGAGCTCTGTGATGAAGGCTTCACCGTATGCTACCCCAAGAAAGATAACAGACGACATGCAGACACCTGGAACAGTTTATGCAACAAGTATGAAAAGTCTAACTCAAGGGAATGGTAGAATACGATCCCAGTACGTCTACACAACCTTGAACCCTATTGACGGCTTATCTCAGCTTGAAGATTTGAAGGAGACATCAGAAACTACTTCACCTGAAACTACTTCGCCTGTTGTGGGGTCCAGTCAAAAACTCGTGAATAACGAGTCATTAGGAGATGCAACTTTATCGTCATGGCTGAAACCAAACCAGGAAGAGAACATCAGAAAGCCTAATGGTCGAAATATTCCCGGGGAGAGGCCTATTATTGGTTTGGTTGCTGCACACTGGAATGAACAAGAGAAGACTCCCCATGTTCCGCCAAAGTGGTTTGATGGTAATGGAATTCCAAATTCAACGACTAAATACAAGGAG GATCAGAAAGTCCGTTGGCACGCTACTCCGTTTGAGGAAAGGCTGGAAAAGGCACTGTCCGAAGAAACATGTGTTCCCCAAAG GAAGTCGATCTCAGGGGCGGCACCAATAATTTTCGAGGAACTGGAAGGTCAGGAGGATACAGCTTCATCCCAGCTAAAGACTGCTCCAAAACCCGTGGAATCTTTCTGA
- the LOC141610787 gene encoding pentatricopeptide repeat-containing protein At3g16610 codes for MIKYLVRLNFANIPTQVTKHRFIHAIQADQYVDLVERCIETKSLINGKTIHQHLLKNKDHHFNGGLYSIMLEKLCLLYLKCGRHDIARHVFDEIPHPSIILWNMMIRGYAWNGPFEFSIDLYRKMVEFGFVPTKFTYPFVLKACSSLYAKDRGEVIHGHVLRRGFEVDVYVATALVDLYAKCGEVTRAENVFSRMQSRDIVAWNAMIVGFSDHGFYDDIVRLVVDMQKEGIRPNSSTIVTVLPAVAQANVLCHGKAIHAYSVRQGFSNAVMIGTSLLDMYGKCGCVSYARTIFDLLGVRNEVTWSAMIGACVICDQMREALKLFDRMLYEDGSGLSPVTLGCALRACTQLIDLKYGTRIHGHITKSGHLSDLMVSNTALSMYSKCGAIHDAIKFFQVMEPIDRVSYGAMISGCVQTGNAQQALYFFRNMQFSGINPDEATMLSLLPACSHLSALKFGVCAHGFCITNGFVSDTSICNALIDMYSKCGRVKAAKEVFDRMPDRDIISWNSMIAAYGIHGRGLKALSLFNELRNVGLKPDAITFISLLIACSHSGLVEEGKLWFDAMVTEFQIVPRIDHYICMVDLLGRAGQLDEATSFINKMPFSPNVHVWSALLAACKTHKNVDLAEEVSKKIQSLGPESSGNFVLLSNIYSNAGRWEEAALVRTRQKDQGFKKWPGCSWVEINGVTHAFIGGDDSHPQSEQIYKKLEKMLGEMKKLGYQTANNEVFQDVEEEEKEHILLHHSEKLAITLAIINQNPSETIFVTKNLRVCSDCHDAIKYMTLVAKREITVRDTSRFHHFKDGVCSCGDFW; via the coding sequence ATGATCAAATATCTTGTGCGACTAAACTTTGCCAACATCCCAACTCAAGTGACCAAACATCGTTTCATTCATGCCATACAAGCAGACCAATACGTAGACTTAGTCGAACGCTGTATCGAAACCAAGTCTCTTATAAATGGCAAGACAATTCATCAACACCTCCTCAAGAACAAAGATCACCATTTTAATGGTGGTCTTTATTCTATTATGCTGGAAAAACTATGCCTTTTGTACTTAAAATGTGGTAGACATGATATTGCACGCCATGTGTTCGATGAAATTCCGCACCCAAGTATTATTCTTTGGAATATGATGATTAGGGGATATGCTTGGAATGGACCCTTTGAGTTTTCAATTGATTTGTATCGGAAGATGGTTGAATTTGGGTTTGTTCCTACGAAATTTACGTACCCTTTTGTGCTTAAGGCGTGTTCGAGTTTGTATGCTAAAGACCGCGGTGAGGTGATTCATGGACATGTTTTACGACGTGGGTTTGAGGTGGATGTTTATGTTGCTACTGCTTTAGTTGATTTGTATGCCAAATGTGGAGAGGTAACTCGAGCGGAGAATGTGTTTTCTAGGATGCAAAGTCGCGATATTGTTGCGTGGAATGCTATGATTGTGGGGTTTTCAGATCACGggttttatgatgatattgtaAGATTGGTTGTTGATATGCAGAAGGAAGGAATAAGGCCTAACTCGTCTACTATTGTAACCGTCTTACCAGCAGTAGCGCAGGCTAATGTATTGTGTCATGGGAAGGCTATCCACGCGTATTCTGTGAGGCAGGGTTTTAGCAACGCGGTTATGATAGGCACGAGTCTTTTGGATATGTATGGCAAATGCGGGTGTGTATCTTATGCAAGGACGATATTTGACTTGTTGGGTGTCAGAAATGAAGTTACTTGGAGCGCGATGATTGGTGCTTGTGTTATATGTGATCAGATGAGAGAAGCTTTGAAGTTGTTTGACCGTATGTTGTACGAGGATGGTAGTGGTCTGTCACCAGTTACTCTCGGTTGTGCACTTCGAGCGTGCACACAGTTAATTGACCTAAAATACGGTACAAGAATTCATGGTCATATTACCAAATCAGGGCATCTGTCGGATTTAATGGTTAGCAATACCGCTCTTTCAATGTATTCCAAGTGTGGTGCAATACATGATGCTATCAAATTCTTTCAAGTAATGGAACCAATCGATAGAGTCTCGTATGGTGCAATGATTTCTGGATGCGTGCAAACGGGTAACGCTCAGCAAGCATTGTATTTCTTTAGAAATATGCAATTTTCAGGAATAAATCCGGATGAGGCTACAATGTTATCTCTGCTACCAGCTTGTTCTCATTTATCTGCTCTGAAATTCGGAGTTTGCGCTCATGGGTTTTGTATAACCAATGGTTTTGTGTCCGACACATCAATCTGTAATGCCCTGATTGATATGTATTCAAAATGTGGACGGGTTAAAGCCGCTAAGGAAGTTTTTGATAGGATGCCTGATCGAGACATTATCTCTTGGAATTCTATGATTGCTGCGTATGGTATTCACGGCCGAGGGTTAAAAGCATTGTCTCTGTTCAATGAATTGAGAAATGTTGGTTTAAAACCCGATGCCATAACATTCATCAGTCTTTTGATTGCTTGTAGTCACTCAGGTCTTGTGGAAGAAGGGAAACTCTGGTTTGATGCAATGGTTACAGAGTTTCAGATAGTTCCTCGGATTGATCATTATATATGCATGGTCGATCTGTTGGGTCGAGCAGGGCAGTTAGACGAAGCCACTAGTTTCATAAATAAAATGCCATTCTCGCCCAACGTTCATGTTTGGAGTGCCCTACTAGCCGCGTGTAAAACCCACAAGAATGTCGACTTAGCTGAAGAGGTATCAAAGAAGATTCAAAGTTTGGGTCCGGAAAGTTCTGGCAATTTTGTGCTTTTGTCTAATATATACAGTAATGCCGGGAGATGGGAAGAGGCGGCTTTAGTTAGAACCCGGCAGAAGGACCAAGGATTCAAGAAATGGCCAGGATGTAGTTGGGTCGAGATTAATGGTGTTACCCACGCGTTCATTGGAGGAGACGATTCCCATCCACAGTCGGAACAAATCTACAAGAAACTGGAGAAAATGCTGGGGGAAATGAAAAAGCTGGGATATCAGACGGCGAACAATGAGGTGTTTCAGGATGTCGAAGAGGAAGAAAAGGAGCATATCCTTCTCCATCATAGCGAGAAATTAGCTATAACCCTTGCTATTATTAATCAAAACCCAAGCGAGACGATTTTTGTTACTAAGAATCTTAGAGTATGTAGTGATTGTCATGATGCCATTAAGTATATGACTCTTGTTGCTAAGAGGGAGATCACTGTGAGAGACACTAGccgttttcaccatttcaaagaCGGTGTTTGCAGTTGTGGAGATTTTTGGTAG